One Kitasatospora sp. MAP12-44 DNA segment encodes these proteins:
- a CDS encoding branched-chain amino acid ABC transporter permease: MHTLPQQLANGLFLGSTYGLIAIGYTMVYGIVQLINFAHGEIFMTGGFGALTVYLVLPHGTSLWLALPLMLVGGAATSVLIALGAERFAYRPLRGAPRLAPLIAAIGLSLALQQAVHNLYPQATSARVFPQIPSGPWHLGGVDIQSGDLFTVIAAPICMVVLALFVRKSRTGRAMQATAQDSDTAQLMGIDTNRIIATAFAIGAVFAAVAAICYGLRYGQVSYDMGFEAGLKAFTAAVLGGIGNIYGAMLGGLVLGLAEALATAYIADIPGMHQLGGQAWSPVWAFVLLILVLLLRPQGLLGERVADRA, translated from the coding sequence GTGCACACCCTGCCGCAACAACTCGCCAACGGGCTGTTCCTAGGCTCGACTTACGGCCTGATCGCCATCGGCTACACGATGGTGTACGGCATCGTGCAGCTCATCAACTTCGCCCACGGCGAGATCTTCATGACCGGAGGATTCGGCGCTCTCACCGTCTACCTGGTCCTCCCGCACGGCACCTCGCTCTGGCTCGCCCTGCCGCTGATGCTCGTCGGCGGCGCCGCCACCTCGGTGCTGATAGCCCTGGGCGCCGAACGGTTCGCCTACCGGCCGCTGCGCGGCGCACCCCGGCTCGCCCCGCTGATCGCGGCCATCGGCCTCTCGCTCGCCCTCCAGCAGGCCGTGCACAACCTCTACCCGCAGGCCACCAGCGCCCGGGTCTTCCCGCAGATCCCCAGCGGTCCCTGGCACCTGGGCGGCGTCGACATCCAGTCCGGCGACCTCTTCACCGTCATCGCCGCACCGATCTGCATGGTCGTGCTGGCCCTGTTCGTCCGCAAGTCCCGCACCGGCCGCGCCATGCAGGCCACCGCCCAGGACTCGGACACCGCCCAGCTGATGGGCATCGACACCAACCGGATCATCGCCACCGCCTTCGCCATCGGCGCCGTCTTCGCCGCCGTCGCCGCCATCTGCTACGGCCTGCGCTACGGCCAGGTCAGCTACGACATGGGCTTCGAAGCCGGCCTCAAGGCGTTCACCGCGGCCGTCCTCGGCGGTATCGGCAACATCTACGGCGCGATGCTCGGCGGACTGGTCCTCGGCCTCGCCGAAGCCCTCGCCACCGCCTACATCGCCGACATCCCCGGCATGCACCAGCTCGGCGGGCAGGCCTGGTCCCCGGTCTGGGCCTTCGTCCTGCTGATCCTGGTCCTGCTGCTGCGACCACAAGGGCTACTCGGCGAACGCGTAGCGGACCGGGCCTGA
- a CDS encoding branched-chain amino acid ABC transporter permease, with protein MDTSQFIPRLRTAAGGRLANLEGTLPPGAARALTAGGAVLTIASAFLSWTWTADFPGDLTVAGYPGGLQWLTVTAGLLLLLQALAAYNLRGLCWLAPTGHTRPLRWLALGALATTWFTLGAIAFELGGLANLTIGGWIAGVAVLPALYGTLALPTDQHPAGKPQAAPAWQERLVVTAIAALGLGIFTYGIDTSYGELFEGFLVTVVFTAAAHVRSGLFERISALLARQRPFAMAAAFAAAALFPLTQHDDHNANIGVNILIFATVALGLNIVVGLTGLLDLGYVAFLGVGAYTAALISGSPYSPFHSAQVPFWIAALAGAAVSLVFGVLIGAPTLRLRGDYLAIVTLGFGEIFRIMVNNLDGSSGPKITNGPNGIPDIPDISIFGLSLGNAHSFGPFTIGRFANYFLLMLVVTLIVIAVFSRAGNSRIGRAWIAIREDETAAEAMGINGFRVKLTAFALGAALAGLAGTVSAHVTYNVVPSPYQFAGSAPPNSAFLLAAVVLGGMGTVSGPLLGASLLYLIPEKLEFLQKYQLLAFGVALILLMRFRPEGIVANRRRQLEFHEADIPAQGGGTDTTTLSTAGA; from the coding sequence ATGGACACCAGCCAGTTCATCCCCCGCCTGCGCACCGCAGCCGGCGGCCGACTCGCCAACCTGGAAGGCACCCTGCCGCCCGGCGCGGCCCGCGCCCTGACCGCCGGCGGCGCCGTCCTGACCATCGCCTCGGCCTTCCTCTCCTGGACCTGGACCGCCGACTTCCCCGGCGACCTCACCGTCGCCGGCTACCCCGGCGGCCTGCAGTGGCTCACCGTCACCGCCGGCCTGCTGCTCCTGCTCCAGGCGCTCGCCGCCTACAACCTGCGCGGCCTGTGCTGGCTCGCCCCCACCGGGCACACCCGGCCGCTGCGCTGGCTCGCCCTCGGCGCGCTCGCCACCACCTGGTTCACCCTGGGCGCGATCGCCTTCGAACTCGGCGGCCTGGCCAACCTCACCATCGGCGGCTGGATCGCCGGCGTCGCCGTCCTGCCCGCCCTGTACGGCACGCTGGCGCTGCCCACCGACCAGCACCCAGCGGGCAAACCGCAGGCCGCACCCGCCTGGCAGGAGCGGCTGGTGGTCACCGCCATCGCCGCGCTGGGCCTGGGCATCTTCACCTACGGCATCGACACCTCCTACGGCGAGCTCTTCGAAGGCTTCCTGGTCACCGTCGTCTTCACCGCCGCTGCTCACGTCCGGTCCGGCCTCTTCGAGCGGATCTCCGCGCTGCTCGCCCGGCAGCGGCCGTTCGCGATGGCTGCCGCCTTCGCGGCCGCCGCGCTCTTCCCGCTCACCCAGCACGACGACCACAACGCGAACATCGGCGTCAACATCCTGATCTTCGCCACCGTCGCGCTCGGCCTGAACATCGTGGTCGGCCTCACCGGCCTGCTCGACCTCGGCTACGTCGCCTTCCTCGGCGTCGGCGCCTACACGGCCGCGCTGATCTCCGGCTCGCCGTACTCGCCCTTCCACAGCGCCCAGGTCCCGTTCTGGATCGCCGCGCTGGCCGGGGCCGCGGTCTCGCTGGTCTTCGGCGTGCTCATCGGCGCCCCCACCCTGCGGCTGCGCGGCGACTACCTCGCCATCGTCACGCTCGGCTTCGGTGAGATCTTCCGGATCATGGTGAACAACCTGGACGGCTCGTCCGGCCCCAAGATCACCAACGGTCCGAACGGCATCCCCGACATCCCCGACATCAGCATCTTCGGCCTCAGCCTCGGCAACGCCCACAGCTTCGGCCCCTTCACCATCGGACGCTTCGCCAACTACTTCCTGCTGATGCTGGTCGTCACCCTGATCGTCATCGCGGTCTTCAGCCGGGCCGGCAACTCCCGCATCGGGCGCGCCTGGATCGCGATCCGCGAGGACGAGACGGCCGCCGAGGCGATGGGCATCAACGGCTTCCGGGTCAAGCTCACCGCCTTCGCGCTGGGCGCCGCCCTGGCCGGCCTGGCCGGCACCGTCAGCGCCCACGTCACCTACAACGTGGTGCCCAGCCCGTACCAGTTCGCCGGCTCCGCCCCGCCCAACTCGGCCTTCCTGCTGGCCGCCGTCGTCCTCGGCGGCATGGGGACGGTCAGCGGCCCGCTGCTCGGCGCCTCGCTGCTCTACCTGATCCCCGAGAAGCTCGAGTTCCTGCAGAAGTACCAGCTGCTCGCCTTCGGCGTCGCCCTCATCCTGCTGATGCGCTTCCGGCCCGAGGGCATCGTCGCCAACCGGCGCCGCCAACTGGAGTTCCACGAGGCCGACATCCCCGCACAGGGCGGCGGCACCGACACCACCACCCTCAGCACGGCAGGGGCGTGA
- a CDS encoding ABC transporter ATP-binding protein, whose amino-acid sequence MTSITKAATAATATAAPLLDARGVTMRFGGLTAVNNVDLTVSEGEIIGLIGPNGAGKTTFFNCLTGLYVPTEGTVSYRDKVLPPKPHLVTQAGIARTFQNIRLFANMTVLENVLVGRHSRTKEGLISALIRGPGYRRAEADSREKAMELLAFTGLDKKADHLARNLPYGEQRKLEIARALASEPGLLLLDEPTAGMNPQETRAAEELVFAIRDKGVAILVIEHDMRFIFNLCDRTAVLVQGQKIVEGDRETVQGDERVITAYLGEPLETVTDSVESAQSTETTE is encoded by the coding sequence ATGACCAGCATCACCAAGGCGGCCACCGCCGCCACGGCCACAGCGGCGCCCCTGCTGGACGCCCGGGGCGTCACCATGCGCTTCGGCGGCCTGACCGCCGTCAACAACGTCGACCTGACGGTCAGCGAGGGCGAGATCATCGGTCTGATCGGCCCCAACGGCGCCGGCAAGACCACCTTCTTCAACTGCCTGACCGGCCTGTACGTCCCCACCGAAGGCACCGTCAGCTACCGCGACAAGGTCCTGCCGCCCAAGCCCCACCTGGTCACCCAGGCCGGCATCGCGCGCACCTTCCAGAACATCCGGCTGTTCGCCAACATGACCGTTCTGGAGAACGTCCTGGTCGGCCGGCACAGCCGCACCAAGGAGGGCCTGATCTCCGCGCTGATCCGCGGCCCCGGCTACCGGCGGGCCGAGGCCGACAGCCGCGAGAAGGCCATGGAACTGCTCGCCTTCACCGGCCTGGACAAGAAGGCCGACCACCTGGCCCGCAACCTCCCCTACGGCGAGCAGCGCAAGCTGGAGATCGCCCGGGCGCTGGCCAGCGAACCCGGCCTGCTGCTGCTCGACGAGCCGACGGCGGGCATGAACCCGCAGGAGACCCGGGCCGCCGAGGAACTCGTCTTCGCCATCCGGGACAAGGGCGTCGCGATCCTGGTCATCGAGCACGACATGCGGTTCATCTTCAACCTCTGCGACCGCACGGCCGTGCTGGTGCAGGGTCAGAAGATCGTCGAGGGTGACCGGGAGACCGTCCAGGGCGACGAGCGGGTGATCACCGCGTACCTCGGGGAACCGCTGGAGACTGTCACGGACAGCGTGGAGAGCGCGCAGAGCACGGAGACCACCGAATGA
- a CDS encoding ABC transporter ATP-binding protein, giving the protein MSTALLEVTDLRVAYGKIEAVKGISFTVNQGEVTTLIGTNGAGKTTTLRTLSGLLKPTAGSILFDGQTLNTVPAHKIVSLGLAHSPEGRHIFPRMTIEENLLLGAFLRKDAPGITEDIERAYTLFPILGERRKQAAGTLSGGEQQMLAMGRALMSRPKLLMLDEPSMGLSPIMMQKIMATIVELKASGTTILLVEQNAQAALSLSDQGYVMQTGHIVLTGTGAELLTDESVRKSYLGED; this is encoded by the coding sequence ATGAGCACCGCACTCCTGGAGGTCACCGACCTCCGCGTCGCCTACGGCAAGATCGAGGCCGTCAAGGGCATCAGCTTCACCGTCAACCAGGGCGAGGTCACCACCCTGATCGGCACCAACGGCGCCGGCAAGACCACCACCCTGCGCACCCTCTCCGGCCTGCTGAAGCCCACCGCCGGCTCGATCCTCTTCGACGGCCAGACGCTCAACACCGTCCCCGCGCACAAGATCGTCTCGCTGGGCCTGGCCCACTCCCCCGAGGGCCGGCACATCTTCCCCCGGATGACCATCGAGGAGAACCTGCTGCTCGGCGCGTTCCTGCGCAAGGACGCGCCCGGCATCACCGAGGACATCGAGCGCGCCTACACGCTCTTCCCGATCCTCGGCGAACGCCGAAAGCAGGCCGCCGGCACCCTGTCCGGCGGCGAGCAGCAGATGCTCGCGATGGGACGGGCGCTGATGTCACGGCCCAAGCTGCTGATGCTCGACGAGCCGTCGATGGGCCTCTCGCCGATCATGATGCAGAAGATCATGGCGACCATCGTCGAACTCAAGGCCAGCGGCACCACCATCCTGCTGGTCGAGCAGAACGCCCAGGCGGCGCTGTCGCTCTCCGACCAGGGGTACGTGATGCAGACCGGGCACATCGTGCTGACCGGCACGGGCGCCGAACTGCTGACGGACGAGTCGGTCCGCAAGTCCTACCTCGGCGAGGACTAG